The window TTTATTTTTTCCCTGCAAATAGCCTGATATTATGGATAATAGAATAATTTTTATGGGCCGCATCTAATATTAACTTGGAAATGAAAACTTGGAAATGAAAACTTGGAAATGAAAACTTGAAAATGAAAACTTGGAAATGAAAACTTGGAAATGAAAACTTGGAAATGAAAACTTGAAAATGAAAACTTGGAAATGAAAACTTGTGAGAGTCCTTTATTGTTTAGAATTCTTCGAAAACTTTTGATAAAAATCAGATTTTGATAAAATTCAGGTGGTATAATTTGTCCAAAAAACAGGTCATATGTATATTACTTCTCACAGTCGCCCTTCTCGCTTCAGGTTGCATTAGTAAAGACGGAACAAAACTATCAATTTCAGGCAATGATTCCGAACTAAATATCAGCCTCCCCGAGCAATCCGAAGGCAACTGGTGTCCTGTAGGTTCCCAGGTCCAGATTAAAAATCCCACTACCGGAAATGCTCTTAATATGACAATTACCGGCACCGAAGAGTTCGAAAATAAAACCCTTTGCAGAGCAATAATAGAAACCGGAGGCAAAGAGAACACTACCAGATACGAATATATGTGGTCACAGGACAAAAACACCACAATCTGGACAAAGTACGGCGAGGACGGAAATATATCAATAAGGTATATCTACGTGGATGGAAAAAAGACCATCATTGATGGAGCGGGAAGAACATTTAATTTCGGGATAAAGGCATAAAGGACAGAACAAAATAATATTATAATAAAAAAAAGTGGGTTGCCTGAATGTTGCCAGAAACTGCTGTTTCCTCTTTTTCCTCCGGTTCCTTTTATATCCGCCTCTTGATATGGCAGGCATCCGGATTGCTTTCATGAAACTGCTGTTTCCTTGTTTGTTTCCGACATCCGCTTGAAACCAGTTCTCAGATTGCAAGAGGGTGGTGCGAATGTTGGCCAGAAGCCTTGCGGGCTCCCTTGTTTGTTTCGACACCGGTGCTGGGCGGCAAGAATGTTTTCCAGAAACCCCTGGTGAACTTCCTTGTTGGTTTCTGACACCCATGCCTTCTTTCTCGGGGTTTCAGACTTCGAGATCTGCCCCAAGGATTCTCGCTTCGACAGATTTATCCGGGCTCGGCTTTCCGATAGCAGTCCCGAGCAAAACGATCCAGCCCACTGGAAATAGTATCAGCAGAAGGCTATAAGCAGTTATTGCTTTGACTATCGATTTTCCGGCAAGCTTTTTCAGATCATCCAGCTTTTCCAGAGCATCCATTGGTACTCACCCCTTGGCGTGGTTGTCTTTTTTTTTCTTTTCGTCGTTTCGATAGGTGGGCAATTTTTATCCAGTTTTACCCAATGTCTTTGAGATTGTGCGTAATACACAATAGCATACAATACTATACAAGTTCTGATTTATATAAATTTTCTAAAAATATTATTAAGTTCTATATATTTATTTAACTGATTAACAATGATAGATTATTGGGGCAATTTTCATGTTTTCTAATATTCTTTCATTTGTTTTCCTGAAAGTTCCGGGTCCCCAAAAAAGCATTATATTTAAAGGTTTCTCATTATCTCTCATAAGTTGCCTCAATATGTTCTTTTTTTCCTGATAAAAATTTTTTTCCCTGAAAACTTTAAACGCCATGTCGCCCTAACCGTTAAGTACACATGACAGGCAATTCTGATGAGATCGAAGCAAAAAATGCATCTGATGTTTATAACAAAAATAAAAGAGATTGCAAGAACATGCCAGACACTCTTACTAACAGTATAGATAACCAGGACTCTGGTCCTTCTCACCAGGGCTTTGATAACCAGGCAAATGTTGTTATAGTCAGATACGGAGAGCTTGCTCTTAAAAGTACAGGCGTTCGGAACTGGTATGAGAAAATTCTCATGAAGAACATTGCCGCAATGCTGAACTCAAGGAGCATTCCACATTCCCTGATACGGAGAGAATGGGGCAGGATATTTATTGAGACGACAGATCCGCGTGCAGCTGGGGCCGCAGCAGACGTTTTTGGAATTGTCTCAACCTCCTCTGCATTAATAACAGAACCAGACATTGAGAGTGCAGCCAGGACCTGTGCTCTTCTTGGAACATCTCTCATTCGGGAAGGAGAGTCTTTTGCTATCCGGGCCCGAAGAAGTGGGAACCATTCTTTCACATCAGCGGATTTAGGGAGAAACTGCGGAGACGCTGTCTGGAACGCACTTGAAAATGAAGGAAAACATCCCAGGGTTGACCTGGGTTCTCCTGATAAGGAAATTTTCGTTGAGATGCGGCAGAATCTGGCTTATGTTTATCTGGAGACGGTTAAAGGTGTGGGAGGGCTTCCTCTCGGTACACAGGGCAGTATGGTAGTGCTGATGTCCGGAGGCATTGATTCTCCTGTTGCTGCATGGCTGATGATGAAACGTGGTGTAATGATTATTCCTGTTTACTGCAAT is drawn from Methanosarcina lacustris Z-7289 and contains these coding sequences:
- the thiI gene encoding tRNA uracil 4-sulfurtransferase ThiI, whose translation is MTGNSDEIEAKNASDVYNKNKRDCKNMPDTLTNSIDNQDSGPSHQGFDNQANVVIVRYGELALKSTGVRNWYEKILMKNIAAMLNSRSIPHSLIRREWGRIFIETTDPRAAGAAADVFGIVSTSSALITEPDIESAARTCALLGTSLIREGESFAIRARRSGNHSFTSADLGRNCGDAVWNALENEGKHPRVDLGSPDKEIFVEMRQNLAYVYLETVKGVGGLPLGTQGSMVVLMSGGIDSPVAAWLMMKRGVMIIPVYCNTSPYAEDAARERAFDCIRQLQAWAPGHQFTTYELPHGPNLQAFIETCDRKNTCLLCKRMMYREAYEIMKKEGASGIITGSSLGQVASQTAANMHAEIYQLSIPIYHPLIAFDKSEIVVIARRIGTYEISIRPAGGCAAVPEHPEVKANYDLIVIEEKKLGIETMVSDALKVAKVLKL